A genome region from Labilibaculum antarcticum includes the following:
- a CDS encoding patatin-like phospholipase family protein — protein sequence MLFKSLFLSLILSSLSFLSYAQLSTDTLVNTARPKIGLVLSGGGAKGFAHVGVLKIIDELGIPIDYIAGTSMGALIGGFYAIGYSAVDIEKIILNQNWEDLLSDNVSRNFVPIYEKKDFERYILSFPIKPKGIELPSGIVEGQNVLNLFERLTIDFHDETDFKKLPIPFLCIATDLETGKAVVLDKGYLPLAMRASMAIPTFFAPIEIDGKLLADGGMINNFPVKELIKMGADIVIGVNVQSGVKSKKELKSLLDIINQTVSLMALNNFKDNLKYCDIYIKPKIDNYTVGSFQDADSLIHRGEEIARTFIPTLMDLKKKYNLQKREIKRYIPPCDTSEYYLKDIEFNGLNEVSYSLLSGKLNYGKNSNISLHELQDGINRAYGSRYFDHVDFQMKGENEKTLLINVKERTTKRFNVGLHYDSDNNASVLLNTTFRNKLKSGSRLSFDLKLAESPRFKTTYTIDNGLKPGLNVEAEFNDSEVYAFDDGAKIGSYDFNYLKFDINTHTIFRESYSFGLGGKIEYFNINSEFTTSDLIIARDEDYYFTYYAFLNLDSHDTAYYPKKGMSLYAEYKLVTNNGLKLDEMDRPASVAYLKFQKAISMSSAFTVYPKFFGRVVWGKNIPSFFMSYTGGMDQTDYFDIQVPFVGLERMEIASTNSFIFRTDFQYELFRNNYLILKMNAGKLVEDVNDALTQGEWIKGIGLTYSYNSLIGPIEFSLMYSDKKNGISNYVNIGFWF from the coding sequence ATGCTCTTTAAATCCCTATTCCTTAGCCTGATTCTAAGCTCGCTAAGTTTTTTAAGTTATGCACAGTTATCGACCGATACTTTGGTTAATACGGCACGGCCCAAGATTGGTCTTGTGTTAAGTGGAGGTGGAGCTAAAGGATTTGCTCACGTTGGTGTTCTTAAGATTATCGACGAACTGGGAATTCCTATTGATTATATTGCCGGAACTAGTATGGGAGCACTTATAGGCGGTTTTTATGCAATTGGATATTCTGCCGTTGATATTGAGAAAATTATTTTAAATCAGAATTGGGAAGACTTACTTTCGGATAATGTATCGCGGAATTTCGTGCCTATTTATGAAAAAAAGGATTTTGAAAGATATATTCTTTCGTTTCCTATTAAGCCTAAGGGAATAGAGCTGCCTAGTGGAATTGTTGAAGGTCAAAATGTGCTTAATTTATTTGAGCGATTGACAATAGATTTTCATGACGAAACTGATTTTAAAAAATTGCCTATTCCATTTTTATGCATCGCCACCGATTTGGAAACCGGTAAGGCCGTAGTTCTGGATAAAGGTTATCTTCCATTAGCAATGCGGGCAAGTATGGCTATTCCAACCTTTTTTGCACCTATTGAGATCGATGGGAAATTACTCGCTGACGGAGGAATGATCAATAATTTCCCGGTGAAGGAATTGATTAAAATGGGTGCTGATATCGTTATTGGTGTTAATGTTCAGTCTGGAGTTAAATCTAAAAAGGAATTAAAGTCTCTTTTGGATATTATCAATCAAACTGTTTCTTTGATGGCGTTGAATAATTTTAAGGATAATCTGAAATATTGTGATATCTATATTAAACCAAAAATTGACAATTATACTGTTGGAAGCTTTCAAGATGCAGATTCTCTGATTCACAGAGGAGAAGAAATAGCTCGAACCTTTATTCCAACCTTGATGGATTTAAAGAAAAAATATAATCTACAGAAACGAGAAATAAAAAGATATATACCTCCTTGCGATACTTCTGAATATTATTTGAAGGATATTGAATTTAACGGACTTAACGAGGTTAGTTACTCGTTGTTATCAGGTAAACTAAATTATGGCAAGAATTCCAATATTAGCTTGCATGAATTGCAAGATGGCATAAATCGGGCTTATGGCAGTCGGTACTTCGATCATGTCGATTTCCAGATGAAAGGGGAAAATGAAAAAACTCTTTTAATAAATGTGAAAGAAAGAACGACTAAACGTTTTAATGTTGGACTGCATTACGATAGTGATAATAATGCATCGGTATTGCTGAATACAACATTTCGGAATAAATTAAAAAGCGGGTCTCGTTTATCTTTTGATTTAAAATTAGCTGAAAGTCCAAGATTCAAAACCACCTATACCATTGATAATGGGTTGAAACCTGGACTGAATGTAGAGGCGGAATTTAATGATTCTGAGGTATATGCATTTGATGATGGAGCGAAAATCGGCAGTTATGATTTTAATTATTTAAAATTTGATATTAATACGCATACCATTTTTCGGGAATCATATTCTTTTGGATTGGGTGGGAAAATTGAATATTTCAACATTAATTCCGAATTTACCACTTCAGATTTGATAATAGCTCGAGATGAAGATTATTATTTTACTTATTATGCATTCCTTAACCTGGATTCTCATGATACAGCATATTATCCAAAGAAAGGGATGAGTCTTTATGCGGAATATAAGTTAGTTACAAATAATGGTTTAAAACTTGACGAAATGGATCGTCCAGCTTCGGTTGCTTATCTTAAATTTCAAAAAGCAATCAGTATGAGCTCTGCATTTACGGTTTATCCAAAATTTTTCGGAAGGGTTGTATGGGGTAAAAATATACCCAGTTTTTTCATGTCCTATACAGGCGGAATGGATCAGACAGATTATTTTGATATTCAAGTGCCATTTGTTGGTTTGGAACGAATGGAAATTGCATCTACGAATTCTTTTATTTTTCGAACTGATTTTCAATACGAACTATTCAGGAATAATTATTTAATTCTGAAAATGAATGCCGGTAAATTAGTGGAAGATGTTAATGATGCATTAACGCAAGGTGAATGGATTAAAGGAATTGGTTTAACCTATTCATATAATAGTTTAATTGGACCCATAGAATTTTCGCTAATGTATTCTGATAAAAAGAATGGAATTTCAAACTATGTTAACATAGGTTTTTGGTTCTGA
- a CDS encoding DUF6268 family outer membrane beta-barrel protein: MNKYILFLVILYCSTLSVAFGQDRGDSLKYDWNPGIEGTGPVRGLEVSLRSNTNYNVNSNSDLYGKGKGEIDNDRVFETKLRFPLFLNQKLKIAGSFDYSDEEIHFDDISDNNYPLYKSLNDKNLKSIGGSIYLMTQLKRNVFFMFRFNVKLKGDYWKEHIGDVSKYTFLKMEMSPVIGWKVNSKKSWGIGMAYSYTFGDPLLFPIFVYNHSFADKWGVEAFLPARIKLRYQPSKLCFINAKVRLQGGSYSIHFDDPKLNDFKTLELRRADLNFSLEIEKGITDWLWASFESGYRTNINFDVTNSNHAFSLSGSKLTSENNIIDSNAEGGLFYNLSVFLVPSKTILKKIGLIE, from the coding sequence ATGAATAAATATATTTTATTCTTGGTTATCCTTTATTGCAGCACTTTGAGTGTAGCTTTTGGGCAGGATAGAGGTGATAGTTTGAAGTACGATTGGAATCCTGGCATAGAAGGGACTGGCCCTGTTCGCGGGTTAGAGGTGTCTTTGCGTTCGAATACAAATTATAATGTGAATTCCAATTCTGATTTGTATGGAAAAGGAAAAGGTGAAATTGATAACGATCGGGTTTTTGAAACAAAGCTTCGCTTTCCATTATTTCTAAATCAAAAATTAAAAATTGCCGGTAGTTTTGATTACAGCGATGAAGAAATTCATTTTGATGATATATCGGATAATAATTACCCCTTGTATAAAAGTTTGAATGATAAAAACTTAAAAAGCATTGGAGGGAGTATTTATCTCATGACTCAGTTAAAAAGGAATGTGTTTTTCATGTTTCGTTTTAATGTCAAGTTAAAAGGTGATTACTGGAAAGAGCACATTGGTGATGTGAGTAAGTATACTTTTCTGAAAATGGAGATGTCGCCTGTAATTGGATGGAAAGTGAATTCTAAAAAATCATGGGGTATTGGTATGGCTTATTCCTATACATTTGGAGATCCATTGCTATTTCCAATTTTTGTTTACAACCATTCTTTTGCAGATAAATGGGGTGTTGAAGCCTTTCTTCCAGCGAGAATAAAATTGCGTTATCAGCCCTCAAAACTTTGTTTTATTAATGCCAAAGTAAGATTACAGGGTGGGAGTTATAGTATCCATTTTGACGATCCGAAATTGAATGATTTTAAAACACTGGAATTAAGAAGAGCTGATCTGAATTTTTCGCTGGAAATTGAAAAAGGGATTACGGATTGGTTATGGGCTTCCTTTGAATCTGGCTATCGCACCAATATTAATTTTGATGTGACTAATAGTAATCATGCTTTCAGTTTGTCGGGAAGCAAGTTGACCAGTGAAAATAATATTATTGATTCGAATGCAGAAGGAGGACTTTTTTATAATCTATCGGTGTTTCTCGTACCCTCAAAAACAATTTTGAAAAAGATTGGTTTAATAGAATAG
- the lysA gene encoding diaminopimelate decarboxylase, translating into MFNSSRINEFSNIPTPFYYYDMEILQNTLEIIKKESSKYGYHVHYAVKANANPNIMSKIQSYGFGADCVSGNEIKRSLESGYPSNKIVYAGVGKSDQEIQTALDTEIFCFNCESIPEMELINELAEKSNKIAKIAIRINPNVNANTHHYITTGVEENKFGISRWEFDDVLKGLATYKNIELIGLHFHIGSQITDLSVFKGLCIRINEIKQWFADRQIIVDHINVGGGFGVDYKHPDKNPIPDFVTFFAIFDEFLELDPNQELHFELGRSMVAQCGSLISKVLYVKNGVKTKFAILDAGMTELLRPALYQAYHKIENLSSNGETENYDVVGPICESSDCFGKSVSLPATKRNDIIAIRSAGAYGEAMASRYNLRDIAPSIFSNNIN; encoded by the coding sequence ATGTTTAACAGCTCAAGAATCAACGAATTCTCAAACATACCTACTCCATTCTACTATTACGATATGGAGATTCTTCAAAACACTTTGGAGATTATTAAAAAAGAGTCATCTAAATACGGATATCACGTGCATTATGCCGTAAAAGCAAATGCCAATCCAAATATCATGTCTAAAATTCAATCGTATGGCTTTGGTGCCGATTGTGTAAGTGGAAATGAAATCAAAAGATCTTTGGAATCAGGATATCCTTCTAATAAAATTGTATATGCAGGTGTTGGTAAATCCGATCAGGAAATCCAAACGGCATTAGATACTGAAATTTTTTGCTTCAATTGTGAATCGATTCCCGAAATGGAATTGATTAATGAACTGGCTGAAAAAAGCAATAAAATTGCCAAAATTGCCATTCGCATCAACCCTAACGTAAATGCAAATACTCATCATTACATCACAACCGGAGTTGAAGAAAATAAATTTGGAATTAGCCGTTGGGAATTTGATGATGTTCTTAAAGGTCTTGCTACTTACAAAAACATTGAATTAATTGGATTGCATTTTCACATTGGATCTCAAATTACCGATTTGAGCGTATTCAAAGGCTTGTGTATTCGGATCAATGAAATCAAACAGTGGTTTGCTGACCGACAAATTATTGTTGATCACATCAATGTTGGTGGCGGATTTGGTGTAGATTACAAACATCCTGATAAGAATCCGATACCCGATTTTGTGACCTTTTTTGCAATTTTCGATGAATTTTTAGAACTGGATCCAAATCAGGAACTTCATTTCGAATTGGGAAGATCGATGGTTGCTCAATGTGGCAGCTTAATTTCTAAAGTTTTATACGTTAAAAACGGGGTGAAAACCAAATTTGCAATTTTAGATGCCGGCATGACCGAATTGCTGCGACCGGCCCTTTATCAGGCTTATCACAAAATTGAGAACTTAAGTTCCAATGGAGAAACTGAAAATTACGATGTGGTTGGACCTATTTGCGAATCATCCGATTGTTTTGGAAAATCGGTTAGCCTGCCAGCTACAAAAAGAAATGATATCATAGCAATACGTTCTGCCGGCGCTTATGGTGAAGCAATGGCTTCCAGATACAATTTAAGAGATATTGCTCCGTCGATATTCTCAAATAATATAAACTAA
- a CDS encoding aspartate kinase encodes MKVLKFGGTSVGSPERIKNLAQLVQSDESRIIVLSAMAGTTNSLVEIADLLYKREMEKADEKITNLEAQYRVRIEELFTSTKGKEKGNELITSHFNYIRNFVYRSFTALQEKAILAQGELISTAFFHYYLTEIGVDSVFLPALNFMRIDKDGEPDSYYIKENLERELAQYPNQKLFITQGFICRNTYGEVDNLKRGGSDYSASLIGAAIKSDEVQIWTDIDGFHNNDPRFVENTKALKQLSFDEAAELAYFGAKIMHPSSIMPCQQYSIPVRLKNTLSPSDEGTLITGDMVGKGIKAIAAKDGITAVKIKSGRMLLAYGFLRKVFEIFEIYKTPIDMITTSEVAISLTIDDDTHLAEIESELLKFGLVEIDRNQSIICIVGDFISESAGSAKKVLEALESTPLRMISYGGSKHNISVLVNQENKVAALRALSSHLF; translated from the coding sequence ATGAAAGTTTTAAAATTTGGTGGTACCTCTGTTGGATCACCTGAAAGAATTAAAAATCTTGCCCAACTGGTTCAAAGTGATGAATCCAGAATCATAGTTCTATCGGCCATGGCCGGCACGACAAATTCTCTTGTTGAGATAGCTGATCTATTGTATAAACGGGAGATGGAGAAGGCAGATGAAAAAATCACGAATTTAGAAGCACAATATAGAGTTCGAATTGAGGAATTATTCACTAGCACAAAGGGAAAGGAAAAAGGGAATGAGTTAATCACATCTCATTTTAATTATATTCGAAACTTTGTTTACCGGAGCTTTACTGCTTTACAGGAAAAAGCAATTTTAGCACAAGGTGAATTAATTTCGACTGCATTTTTTCATTATTATTTGACTGAAATTGGTGTTGATTCCGTATTTCTACCGGCTTTAAATTTCATGAGAATTGACAAGGATGGAGAACCTGATTCCTACTACATTAAAGAAAATCTGGAACGTGAACTGGCACAATATCCTAATCAGAAACTTTTTATCACTCAAGGATTTATTTGCAGAAATACTTATGGAGAGGTTGACAACTTAAAGCGTGGGGGAAGTGATTATTCCGCCTCTTTAATTGGTGCGGCCATCAAATCCGACGAGGTTCAAATTTGGACAGATATAGACGGATTTCACAATAACGATCCCCGCTTTGTAGAGAATACTAAGGCTCTTAAGCAATTGTCGTTTGATGAAGCCGCAGAGTTGGCTTATTTTGGAGCAAAAATAATGCACCCTTCAAGCATAATGCCATGTCAGCAATATAGCATTCCTGTTCGTTTAAAAAACACACTTAGCCCATCGGATGAAGGAACTCTAATAACAGGTGATATGGTTGGCAAAGGGATTAAAGCAATTGCAGCCAAAGATGGAATTACAGCAGTAAAAATTAAATCAGGAAGAATGCTGTTGGCTTATGGTTTTCTGCGTAAGGTGTTTGAAATATTCGAAATATATAAGACTCCAATCGATATGATTACCACTTCGGAAGTAGCTATCTCTCTCACAATAGATGATGATACTCATTTAGCGGAAATAGAATCTGAATTATTGAAATTTGGCCTTGTTGAAATAGACAGGAACCAATCGATAATTTGTATTGTTGGCGATTTTATTTCAGAATCGGCAGGCAGTGCTAAAAAGGTACTGGAAGCACTTGAATCTACGCCATTGCGTATGATTTCCTACGGAGGCAGCAAACACAACATTTCTGTTTTGGTAAATCAAGAAAATAAAGTTGCAGCCCTTAGGGCACTTAGTAGTCATTTATTTTAA
- a CDS encoding phenylpyruvate tautomerase MIF-related protein, giving the protein MPYLKVQTNKSFSSIEQQIFLKECSILISMELSKPEKYVMTAFEPKVEMTLGGSEEPSLFLQLKSIGLPDTKTKDLSNKFACLAAEKLEIAKDRVYIEFMDVPRGFWGWNGILF; this is encoded by the coding sequence ATGCCTTATTTAAAAGTTCAGACCAACAAGAGCTTTTCGAGCATTGAGCAACAAATTTTTCTAAAAGAATGCTCAATTTTAATATCGATGGAATTAAGTAAACCTGAGAAATATGTAATGACTGCATTTGAACCAAAAGTAGAAATGACTCTGGGTGGAAGTGAAGAGCCTTCTTTATTTCTTCAATTAAAAAGCATTGGTTTACCCGATACTAAAACAAAAGATCTATCGAACAAGTTTGCTTGTTTGGCTGCTGAGAAATTAGAGATTGCAAAAGATCGAGTTTATATTGAATTTATGGATGTCCCCAGAGGTTTTTGGGGCTGGAATGGAATATTATTTTAG
- a CDS encoding arsenate reductase family protein: MKKIYHLSGCSTCKRIIKDLNPGADFILQDIKTDKISEEQLNQMAELSGSYESLFSRRAIKFKELNLKDKDVSEEEYKNLILNEYTFLKRPVVIIGSQIFVGNSKEVVASAIKELHSI, from the coding sequence ATGAAAAAAATATATCACCTATCCGGCTGTTCAACTTGTAAGAGAATCATCAAAGATCTAAATCCGGGTGCAGATTTTATACTACAAGACATAAAGACCGATAAAATAAGTGAAGAACAGCTAAACCAAATGGCGGAATTATCTGGTAGTTATGAAAGTTTATTCAGTCGCAGAGCAATTAAATTCAAAGAGCTCAATTTAAAAGATAAAGATGTAAGTGAAGAAGAATACAAAAATTTAATTTTGAATGAGTACACATTTTTAAAAAGACCAGTTGTAATTATTGGAAGTCAAATTTTTGTTGGGAACTCTAAAGAAGTTGTAGCGAGTGCCATAAAAGAGCTTCACTCAATATAG
- a CDS encoding LysR family transcriptional regulator, protein MLNLEWYRTFKAIYERGTLTGAAESLLITQPGVSQQLSSLEAYMGVQLFERKPRRMLPTPNGIQLYNQIEEAVAQLEKTEDNFKRKTLLNRPKIKIGMYMEVFHYAFSPILSQLEMDVEFLFGETEELQDKLFRKQLDLLITTDQSSYKDIKYTPFYKEELLLINSKDLDTIPFNQLIYEKKMDEAEKWLSQQDWYAYSHKMETIKSFWSDNFKKRPYFKPRYVIPNLNAILDAIQHNNGLCLLPFSMCKDLIEKKEIKELWQGVKTTYSNKYFAIQTQSINLKQAEEIIQIITNNTNQ, encoded by the coding sequence ATGTTGAATTTAGAATGGTATCGAACCTTTAAAGCAATTTATGAACGTGGCACATTAACCGGCGCTGCGGAAAGTTTATTGATTACCCAACCAGGTGTAAGCCAGCAATTATCTTCTCTGGAAGCTTATATGGGAGTTCAATTATTTGAACGAAAACCACGAAGAATGCTGCCTACACCCAATGGCATTCAATTGTATAATCAGATTGAAGAGGCCGTTGCTCAACTTGAAAAGACTGAAGATAATTTTAAGCGAAAAACATTATTAAACAGGCCAAAAATAAAGATTGGAATGTATATGGAAGTATTCCACTATGCCTTTTCCCCAATTCTTAGCCAACTAGAAATGGATGTGGAGTTTCTGTTCGGAGAAACAGAAGAATTACAGGATAAGTTATTTCGAAAACAGCTTGATTTACTCATCACAACGGACCAAAGCAGCTATAAGGATATTAAATACACCCCATTTTACAAAGAAGAATTGTTGCTTATAAACAGTAAGGACCTGGATACCATACCTTTCAACCAATTAATTTATGAAAAGAAAATGGATGAAGCGGAGAAGTGGTTGTCGCAACAAGATTGGTATGCTTACTCACATAAAATGGAAACCATAAAATCGTTCTGGTCTGATAATTTCAAAAAACGGCCCTATTTTAAACCAAGATATGTGATCCCAAATTTGAATGCCATTCTCGATGCAATTCAACACAACAACGGATTGTGTTTGTTACCCTTTAGTATGTGTAAGGATTTAATTGAGAAAAAAGAAATAAAAGAATTATGGCAAGGTGTGAAAACTACTTATTCCAATAAATACTTTGCCATACAAACACAAAGCATAAACCTAAAACAAGCAGAAGAAATAATTCAGATCATTACCAATAACACGAATCAGTAA
- a CDS encoding type 1 glutamine amidotransferase domain-containing protein: MSKVLFAVTSHFKDASGWESGCYVLEVAVPYFHLIKNGVEIDFVSPLGGRVPVKQCDLDAAKVKSFFADKMASEKFYSSKLPEEVDSNDYDAIYFPGGHGVVFDLPHCKGIAKIAGEIYDKGGVVCAVCHGGAGLLNVKLADGSLLIKGKKLTAFSNKEEEAIGTDQKVPFLLETALVEKGANYSCVANWQEYVVVEGRLITGQNPASDLEMAKELVKLLKEK, encoded by the coding sequence ATGAGTAAAGTTTTATTTGCAGTAACCAGTCACTTTAAAGATGCTTCGGGATGGGAATCGGGTTGCTATGTATTAGAGGTCGCAGTTCCTTATTTTCATTTGATAAAAAATGGAGTGGAAATTGACTTCGTTTCGCCGCTTGGAGGACGAGTACCTGTAAAGCAATGCGATTTGGATGCAGCTAAAGTAAAATCTTTTTTTGCAGATAAAATGGCCAGTGAAAAATTTTACTCTTCAAAATTACCCGAGGAGGTTGATTCCAATGACTATGATGCCATTTATTTCCCGGGAGGTCATGGTGTTGTTTTTGATTTACCACACTGCAAGGGAATTGCAAAAATAGCAGGGGAAATATATGATAAAGGGGGTGTTGTTTGTGCTGTTTGTCATGGTGGAGCAGGACTGCTAAATGTAAAGTTAGCTGATGGTTCTTTATTGATAAAGGGTAAAAAATTGACTGCTTTTAGCAATAAGGAAGAAGAAGCAATAGGAACAGATCAGAAAGTGCCTTTTTTGTTGGAGACAGCTTTGGTAGAAAAGGGAGCAAATTATTCTTGTGTTGCAAATTGGCAAGAGTACGTGGTGGTTGAAGGAAGACTAATAACGGGGCAAAATCCTGCTTCAGATTTAGAAATGGCGAAAGAATTAGTCAAATTATTAAAGGAAAAATAG
- a CDS encoding iron-containing alcohol dehydrogenase: MENFDFYNPVNILFGKGKIAEINKHIPKDAKILMTYGGGSIKKNGVYNQVMDALKGYKIVEFGGIEPNPRFETLMKAVEVVKSEKIDFLLAVGGGSVVDGTKFIAAATYFEGDAWDILAKRAPITKAVDLGAVLTLAATGSEMNNGGVVTKAATKEKIPFSNPLLFPKFSVLDPETTYSLPKRQLTNGVVDAFVHVMEQYLTYPVNSPVQDRFAEGILLTLLEEGPKELASDTPNYERRANLMWAATMALNGLIGMGVKSDWATHMIGHELTAFHGIDHAVTLAIVLPGLLTHLKEKRGEKLLQYAERVWNITEGTDEEKKTLAIEKTEAFFNQVGIATRLSDHNVGQDSINTIAKRFEEKGYVGMLPDVEVKDVAKILQARL, from the coding sequence ATGGAAAATTTTGATTTTTACAATCCAGTAAACATCCTTTTTGGAAAAGGAAAAATTGCAGAAATAAATAAGCATATTCCTAAAGATGCTAAGATTTTAATGACTTACGGTGGTGGCAGCATTAAGAAGAATGGTGTTTATAATCAGGTAATGGATGCCTTAAAAGGCTACAAAATCGTAGAATTTGGAGGTATTGAACCTAATCCGCGCTTCGAGACTTTAATGAAAGCTGTTGAAGTTGTTAAATCTGAAAAGATAGATTTCCTTCTTGCAGTTGGTGGTGGTTCGGTAGTTGACGGAACAAAATTTATTGCGGCAGCGACCTACTTTGAAGGCGATGCATGGGATATTTTGGCTAAGCGGGCACCAATAACCAAAGCAGTTGATTTAGGTGCTGTTTTAACTTTGGCAGCAACAGGTTCCGAGATGAATAATGGTGGAGTAGTTACAAAGGCCGCAACAAAGGAGAAAATACCTTTTAGTAATCCATTGCTATTTCCAAAGTTCTCCGTTTTAGATCCGGAAACAACTTATTCATTGCCGAAAAGACAACTTACTAATGGTGTCGTTGATGCCTTTGTACACGTAATGGAGCAATATCTAACTTATCCGGTAAACTCTCCGGTTCAGGACCGCTTTGCCGAGGGAATTCTTCTTACTTTATTGGAAGAAGGCCCAAAAGAATTGGCTTCGGATACTCCTAACTATGAGCGCAGAGCAAACTTAATGTGGGCTGCTACTATGGCCTTAAATGGTTTGATCGGTATGGGTGTGAAAAGCGATTGGGCTACACATATGATTGGTCATGAGCTAACTGCTTTCCATGGTATTGATCATGCTGTAACCTTGGCAATTGTTCTTCCTGGATTATTGACTCATTTGAAAGAGAAAAGAGGCGAGAAATTATTGCAGTATGCCGAAAGAGTGTGGAACATTACAGAAGGAACTGATGAGGAGAAAAAGACCCTAGCTATTGAGAAAACAGAAGCATTTTTTAACCAGGTTGGAATTGCAACTCGTTTAAGTGATCACAACGTTGGGCAGGATAGTATCAATACTATTGCCAAACGATTCGAAGAAAAAGGTTATGTAGGTATGCTTCCCGATGTTGAGGTGAAGGATGTTGCTAAAATTCTTCAGGCTAGACTATAG
- a CDS encoding ArsR/SmtB family transcription factor, giving the protein MRKLDLFEEGQQEIAAMAKVLSHPARIAILQFLAATPTCISGDISDFLPLSRTTVSQHLKDLKSAGLIKGEVEGLKIKYCLNKKGIEKLKQSFGDLLEEITPEEEKNCL; this is encoded by the coding sequence ATGAGAAAATTAGATTTATTTGAAGAAGGCCAACAAGAAATAGCTGCAATGGCAAAAGTATTGTCGCATCCGGCACGAATTGCAATCCTGCAATTTTTAGCGGCAACACCAACTTGTATTTCAGGTGATATTTCTGACTTTTTACCACTAAGCAGAACTACTGTTTCTCAGCATTTAAAAGATTTAAAATCTGCCGGATTAATAAAGGGTGAAGTCGAAGGTTTAAAAATCAAGTATTGTTTGAACAAAAAAGGAATTGAAAAACTGAAGCAATCATTCGGTGATCTTTTGGAGGAAATAACTCCTGAAGAAGAAAAGAATTGTTTGTAA
- a CDS encoding arsenate reductase ArsC: MKVLVLCTGNSCRSQMGEAILREINPELEVVSAGTKIADQVHPLAVKAMAEIGIDISSLRPKMVDVFLEEGVDFLISVCGGAKDACPAFFGPVGTRLHIGFDDPAYAEGTEEEIFNVFRRVRDEIRRDFAKFNEDYILNK; this comes from the coding sequence ATGAAAGTATTGGTTTTGTGTACAGGGAATTCATGCAGAAGTCAAATGGGTGAAGCAATTTTACGTGAAATTAACCCGGAATTGGAAGTTGTTTCAGCTGGAACAAAAATTGCCGATCAGGTTCATCCTTTGGCAGTGAAGGCTATGGCCGAAATAGGTATTGATATTAGTTCGTTACGTCCAAAAATGGTTGATGTATTTTTAGAAGAAGGAGTTGATTTCCTAATTTCAGTATGTGGTGGAGCAAAAGATGCCTGTCCTGCGTTTTTTGGACCTGTTGGCACTCGCTTGCACATTGGTTTCGACGATCCTGCTTATGCTGAAGGAACAGAAGAGGAGATTTTTAATGTATTCAGACGTGTACGCGATGAAATTCGTAGAGATTTTGCAAAGTTTAACGAAGACTATATATTGAATAAATAA